A genomic segment from Candidatus Cloacimonadota bacterium encodes:
- a CDS encoding FHA domain-containing protein, whose translation MKCPACNATNPDHATFCKSCGKALRSNLRTCPNGHDYDASLPSCPHCPPPRTANLGQAPTARMGDEADKTRLDTAKPKLGPSGSGPGAPLNDKTVILGRPEAVPGAAPATDGKPRPQVNRMLTGWLVTFDVDANGLDFKVYQGRHVIGSAPGCDIQLKLPGVSAEHAILLSRNGKFIIEDNLSSNGTFVNGEMIEDKVYLNENDIIRIATIDLKLKTV comes from the coding sequence ATGAAATGCCCCGCGTGCAACGCCACCAATCCCGACCACGCCACTTTCTGCAAATCCTGCGGCAAAGCGCTGCGCAGCAACCTGCGCACCTGCCCGAACGGCCACGATTACGATGCCAGCCTGCCTTCCTGCCCGCATTGCCCTCCGCCCCGCACGGCGAATCTGGGCCAAGCACCCACCGCCAGGATGGGCGATGAAGCCGACAAAACCAGGCTGGACACCGCCAAACCGAAGCTGGGGCCAAGCGGTTCCGGACCGGGAGCCCCGCTCAACGACAAAACCGTGATCCTGGGCAGGCCGGAAGCCGTTCCCGGCGCCGCTCCCGCCACGGACGGAAAACCGCGTCCGCAGGTGAACCGGATGCTCACCGGCTGGCTGGTGACCTTCGATGTGGATGCCAACGGCCTGGATTTCAAGGTCTATCAGGGCCGCCACGTGATCGGCAGCGCCCCGGGCTGCGACATCCAGCTGAAGCTTCCCGGCGTTTCGGCCGAGCACGCCATCCTGCTGAGCCGCAACGGCAAATTCATCATCGAGGACAACCTTTCCTCGAACGGGACCTTCGTGAACGGGGAAATGATCGAAGACAAGGTGTATCTGAACGAAAACGACATCATCCGGATCGCCACCATCGACCTGAAAC